The genomic stretch CCTTGCGGCCTTCCTTCGCCGCCAACCGGGCGTGGTCGATGCCGAGTGGGACCGTTGCATCGCCAAGCTCGACCTCTGGCCCGGGCATAGCACCATCGGCCTGCGCGTGATCATCGATGGCTCCGAGCACGAGCGCTGTTACGGCGCGCAGGAAGGGATCCCCGGTGCGATCAACCTGTTCGGCGGGCGCATGCAAGCACGCAGGAACCGGGAGCACCTGAAGCTGGAGATGATCCGGGACTGCCCGGGCTTCGTGGAGGAGCAGCGGAAGCACTGCGCCGGCCGCTGAGCACCGCGCAACGCCGCAACCAGCCATGGCGTCCTTGGCCATCGGCCTAGCACCGTGGGTCGATTTGCCGGTTCCAGCGTGAATTCTAGCTTGCGGCTCCAAACCCAAACCTCCCACCCATGCGCAACCAGTTGATCCTTGCATCCGCCCCCTTGGCCATCGGCCTACTGCTCGCCTCCTGCGACGGAGGCGGCCACGACCACGCCGCCGCCGAGCACGCGGCCATGATGAAGGCCGATAGCACCGCCAAGGCCGAAACGGCCGCCAGGGAGGCGGGCGTGCGCGCCATTTTCGAATCCATGAACACCGGCAACCTCGACAACATCGGCGACCTGGTCGCCGAGAACTTCGTGGATCATCAGCAGGACCCTTCCATCACCACCACCGGCATCCAAGGCCTCAAGGACATGGTGGGCCTGTTGCGCGGCGCCTATCCGGACTATCACCAGGACATCGTTTCCATGAGCACCACCGGCGATATGTCCTTCGTTCACTTCCGCATGAAAGGCACGAACACCGGACCCTGGGGCGAAATGCCCGCCACTGGGAAGACCATGGATGTGATGGGCGTGGACGTGATCCGCTTCGAGAACGGCAAGGCCGTTGAGCATTGGGGCTACATGGAAGAGATGAAGATGATGACCCAGCTGGGCCTGATGCCGGAGCCGGGCGCGGAGGAGAAGAAGTGAACCGAACAACGACCTGAAGGAACGGCGGGGCAGTGCTCCGCCGTCCCTCTTTCGAGCGCGTGCGTCGCTTTGCCCGCCCGTGATGGCGCGTCCCTCGCATTGCATGAGCAAGGCGGTCCGTGGGCACAGGGCAGCCCATGCCGTGCGCGATCGCGATCTTGGCGGGTATGAAGTCCACGAGGCACGAGGCATGAGCAGGCCGACCGCGACGCACGGCGACATGCGCTGAAGAATGACATCTTCAGAAAAAGGCCATGAGCACCGGAGCCACCCCATCTGCCGCGGACAAGCCTGGCGTCCGCGACAGCGGTGAATGGCTTTAACTCAAGGGCCCCAAGAGGCATCCAGCGGCATCCCTCTCCGCTTCACCCGCAACAGACTGTCCCGTGCGGCATGCAAGGCCTCTTCTTCGGTGGCGCCTCGTCCCGGTCGGTTCTGGAAGGGTTCATGCCGGTTGGTTGAAGGTCGGGATCATCAGGCAGCTGGCACAGCCATCCCGAGCGTTTCACAAGGCACCTGACCAGGGGGAGTTTACAAGCCCGCAGCCCGAACACGCAAAGACCCTAACCTTGAATGCGCTCAACACCGCCACGATGAACAGGATAGGGCTCTACCAGAACATCTCCGTAAGCATCACCCTCGCCACCGTGCTCAGCGTGCTGGCCAAGCTGGCCATGCAGCATCACGAGAGTGGCCATACCTGGTTCGAAACCGGAGTGAGTGCATCGTCCCTCTATGTGATCCTGATGGGCGTGTTCATGATCTTCTTCCGGGGCAAGATGATGCACGACGATGATGAATTCTTTGCTTCCGTCGACCGTGGGGATTTCAAGGCTTCGGCGAAAGCAAAGCGCACCCTGAAGGCGGGCTTGATCCTGGGCTATATCTCCTGGCTCTGCTGGGCCCCCGCTATCTACTTCCTGGAGGACCCGTATGTCATGAGCTGGTGCATGCTCGCCGCCTTGGTGGCCAGCACAGCGTGGCTAATAACCGATATCCTGTCTCGGAAACCCGCCAAGGACGACACACCTGAAGCCATGAAACGTTGGTGGTGGGTGGCGGTGAACCTGGGCTATGCCGCACCCTTGGTCTGCATGCTGCTCCACCTCGAATCAGCGCCTTACATGGCGGCAGTGCTCCTCGCACTGCTCATCCTCGATTGGCTCTTCCTCGATTCATTGCTGCCCGGCCCTGCGGCCGACTAGCCTGGTGGGCAGGGCACACTAGTGGCCTAGCCTCCCGCAGGCTCTCCCGACCTCGGGGACCCTGCGCTGCATCCTTCTCGCGGCAAGCATGCGCAGCTGGGCCAGTTCGGCTTCCAGCTTGCTGATCCGTTCGCCGCGCTCGAGTTTCTCGCGTTGGTGCGCTTCACATGAACACGAGCAGCGCACGAGCGTGGACGCTCGCTCGCAATGGGGCGGGTTCGGGGGCATCCGCATGGATGCACGGTCCGCACGCTACCCTTGATCGCCCACTGTCGACCGTTCCTCAACGCGCGAAGGTGAACGGTTGGATGTGTGACGGCAGCGCGCACAAGAGCACCGGTCGTGCGCATAGGTTCGCAACAAAAACAGCAACATGCGCAAGCTGCCCATCGCACTCCTCCTTTTGTCGCTGACCACGAACGCGCAGAATGTGATCCACCCGTTGTGGGGATCGATCTTCGCAGATGGTCAATTCAGTGCCGGTGAATGGGACCAGGCCCCAACGGTGGACGTGCCAGCAGGCGGCGGCGACCTGAGCCAGGTCGCCTTCGCAGTGGATGGATGGGGCTTGTTCCTTGGTTTCATGGGCCATCTGGAGAGCAACCAGCTGTTCCCGGAAGTGCTGTTGGACATCGATCACGATCGCACACCGGCTTGGAGCGGCGATGATCGCTGGTACCATGTCTCAGCGACCAGTTGCCACCACCAAGGAGCCTATGGGGTGTACGACGATTGTTCGCCCCTGCCGAACAACTGGTCGGCCCATCCGAACATCAGCCCAGGTCCGCCCATGACCGATATGGTGGAGATCGCCATTCCCTGGTGGTACCTCCTGGGGATAACCCCGCAGCCCGGCGATACCATCGGCATCGCGGTGGTGCTCACCAACACGGCCACCAGTTGGAACATGTGGCCGGCCGGTGCGTCGCGGCTGGCTCCCTCTTCCTGGGGTCACCTTGTCTTCCCCGGTGCGTCCGCTATCGCGGAAGGTCCTTCCCTCCGCGATGTGACCGTCTGGCCCAACCCGGTGGTTGATCGGCTCGCCATCGAAACGCGAGCGCAAGGACCGATGGACATCACCCTGTTCGATGCGCAAGGCCGCACGGTGCATCACCAGAGGTCGGTCGGCACGGGCTCGCCGCGGATCCGCATGGACCATGTGCAAGCGGGCACCTACCTCCTGCGCCTGCAGAACGGTGCCGACACCTGCGTGAAACTGGTGCAGAAGCTCTAACACCGGGCCTCCGCATCACAGCCGAACCATCCCCCGCACTGGCGCGGGAGTCTCGGCCCGCGCAGATTCTCCCGTCTTCTGGGCCTTGCGTGCCATGGCCCCGGATTGCCAGCGCGCTCCGGGCAGGGTACGCAAGGCCCGGTGCCTTGCTTAGGTTTGAACACAGCGAGGCATGGCATACGGTAGGATCACGGCAACGGTCTTGTTCGCGGGCTTGCTTGCGCCCAACGCGCAAGCGCAAGACCACGGCAGCACCATTTACGCGCGCGTGAGCGGCGCGGTGGCCTGGGTGGAGAGCATAAGCACGGATAGCCTGCACCGGTACCGGGGCAGCGGTGTGGTGCTGAAGGACCAGGGCCTGCTGGTGACCAATTTCCATGTGTACAAGAGCGGTGGCACGCTTACCGCGCGGCTTGGCAACACGCCGCTGCACTTGGGCAACATCCTTTGTGCGGACAAGGCGCGCGATGTGCTGGTGGTGAATGTGCTGGGCACCACGCCGAAGGCGGCATGGGATGCGGTGCCCGCACTGCCCATCGTATACAGCCATGCGCTGCGCCCGGGCATGGACGCCTATGCGTTGGGCAATCCGCGCGGTGTGGAACTCACCATCAGCTACGGTCTGGTGAGCGGCCTGCGACCGAACAGGCAGGACACCGCGCAGAAGCTCATCCAGTTCAGCGCACCGGTGAGCGAAGGCAACAGTGGTGGCGCGCTGGTGGATGCGCGCGGCGCGCTCATCGGCATACCCACGGTGTGGTTCAGCGATGGTGGCGGGCAGGCCCTCAATTTCGCCATACCCATGGAGCGCGTGGAGGATGCAACCGTGGAAGCACGCAACGACCTGCCCGCGCCCGATGCCCGCTGGCTGCGCACCTGGCGGCGCTGGCGCATGGGCGAGTGCGCCACCGTGCTGGATACGCTGGGCCTGATCGCGGCGGAGAACGGCCCCAACAGCATCACCGCCTTTTACCTGATGGCGCGTTGCATCCAGCGCAGCGGCGACCTGAAGACCGCGCGCACCGCTTACGAGAGCCTACTGGCCAGCGACCCCACGCATGCTTACGCCACCTGGCGCTTGGGCGAAGTGCTCCACGCAGCAGGTGACAAGCTGGCCGGCATGGAACAGCACGTGCGCGCCGTGCGGCTGGATGACAACCTGCGCGAGGGACCACCGCCCTATTAGAGGGCATCTCAAAATACTAGGCCGCAGCAGGGTCTTCGACAACCTGCGCTTGCACCCAGTGACAACTATCCTGGTGCATGGTACCCAGCGCCCCCCACCGCCTCTACCTTCAACACCTACCGCCTGCCAAAGGCAGAATGCTTCGCGGATACGAAGCAGGGCCTAATGCTGCACGATACCCAACTCATGGCAAAAGGCCACGGAGCCACACGCAGCCGCGAGGCGGATCAATGCTGAAGCACCAGCAAGGGCACACTGGCATGCATCGCCAGGTGCTTTGCCACGCTACCGTGGAAGAGAGACTCCAGGAAACCCACGTGCCGATGGAGCACCGCTACCAGGTCCATATTCTCTCGTTCGGCCACCTCGCTCAAGGCCAGTGCTACATCATTCCCTTCCACGGAGGTGAACATGTGTGCGACCCCTGCAAAGGTCTCTTCGTAGTCTGCCATTACCCGTGCATCCGGTACATCGGTCTCCTTGCGCACAACATGCGCAATGGTGATGCTCGCGGTTGAACGGCGTGCCAGTTGCACCAGCGGGCGCAGAGCGAACGGCTCCACGCGCACATGGTCGTCGGCCAGCAGGACATGCCGCAAGCCCTTGTAGCTGGCCTCTTTGGGTACGATGAGCACCGGAACGAGACTGGTTCTTGCCACGGCGCTAGCACTACTACCGAACACTGCGCTCCCCGCAGCCCCTTGCGTGCCCATAACGATCATGTCCACGCCGCTCTCCTCACACACAGACCGGAGACTTGAGGTGAGCACCCCATAGATGGCCTGCGTGTTCACGACTACATGGGTTCCCCCCTTCGATTTCCGCAAGCGCTCGGTGAAGTGTGCCAGGCCCTCCACAGCAGCGGCATACTGCGCACTGCTCATATCTACCATCGCCGCATAGCCTGGTAAAGGGTCCAGATAGGTATGCACCAAGGTGTAAGCAGTGCTGTCGCTGCCGAACAGCTCGAATGCATACGCACATGCATTCAATGATCCTTCGCTGAAGTCGGTAGGAAGCAGGATATGCATCATGGCAGTGTGCTGTTCGTTACGGAGCTACTTGGTCGGGTGGCCTTGGTCGATGACCGATGTCAACGTGCGCCGATCACCCAGGTTAAGTCGTACATCCGCGATGCCCTTGACCAGTGCGGCGATCCACTTCGCGCGCTTGGCAGGATCGGCATACCTCATCCTATCCAAGCGCGTCACCTTCACGGGGCTTATCCCGCAGAAGTCGAGAACGGCACGCTTCACGGTGTTGAGGTCGCTGTTGCGGTACTGCCACCAGGCCCAGATCGCAGGGGCATCGCATGTGGTGATGATGTGGGCCGAGCGGCCTTTGAGCAGCTTGTCCCAGAAGGGGTCGTTGGTGTGGTAGTGGTAGGCAAAGCCCTCGTACAAGGTGCGGTCCAGAAAGCCCTTGAACAGTGCGGGCACGGAACCCCACCACATGGGATAAACGATGACCCAGTGCTGGCACCACAGGATGCTCTGTTGCGCTTGCACCAGGTCCGGCTCCAATTCCTGGATCACCTTGTGTCCCTTCCAAAGAATGGGGTCGAAGTGCATGTCGCCCAGCCGTTGGATCCGTACTTCGTGTCCCTTGGCGCGGGCACCTTCGAAATAGGCATCGGCCAAGTGGCCATTGAAGCTGTCCTTGTCAGGATGGGCGAGCAGGACGTAGATGCGCATGCGCGAAGTTCCTGTCAGGTGGCGCTGTGGCGCATGAGGTGCGTCAGTTGAGCGCGTGTTGCGGTTGTTCCTTACACCAGTGCCTCTTCCAGAGCGGTTGGCTCAGCTGCCACGCGTTCAGGCAACCACGCATCGAACCAACGTGCGATGAGCGTCGTGAACGGAAGGAAGAGCAATACCCCGAGCATGTTGAAGAGCATGTGCGCATTGGCGATGCTGCGGGCCACATCGGCGTTGCCGCTGATCCACACCACCAGCGCGGTGAAGGGATGCACCAGCAGGATGCCGATCATGATGCTGACGAGGTTGAAACCAAGGTGGAAGAGGCCCACCTTGATCGCTTGGCGGCGACAGCGTACGGTGGCCAGGAGCGTATCCGAGCAGGTACCCAGTTCGGCGCCGAGCATTACGGCGATACCGGCCGGAAGGGAGAGGATACCCTTCGTTGCCAGCGTGATCGCCATGGCCACGGTGGCACTTGAGCTCTGAATGACCAGGGTGATGAGCCCACCAACCGCGGCGCCCTTGAGCGGATGTTCCAGACCATGCAGCCATGCGATGAACCGTGGATGTTCCTTCAACGGTTCCACCGCGTAGCCCATGAGGAATAGGCCGGTGAAGAGAAGGCCGA from Flavobacteriales bacterium encodes the following:
- a CDS encoding Na/Pi cotransporter family protein encodes the protein MEVGGEVHLLRIVLLVLTGLAVFLHAVDRLSGTLESMAGGVLHAWLKRYTTHVLSALLVGTVVTMLLDSSSAVIILTIVLVNSGMMTFRNALGVVMGANIGTTLSSQIIAFDIGEWSAVPLLLGLVLEHFGRGANWKRIGAAIFAFGLLFTGLFLMGYAVEPLKEHPRFIAWLHGLEHPLKGAAVGGLITLVIQSSSATVAMAITLATKGILSLPAGIAVMLGAELGTCSDTLLATVRCRRQAIKVGLFHLGFNLVSIMIGILLVHPFTALVVWISGNADVARSIANAHMLFNMLGVLLFLPFTTLIARWFDAWLPERVAAEPTALEEALV
- a CDS encoding T9SS type A sorting domain-containing protein, translating into MRKLPIALLLLSLTTNAQNVIHPLWGSIFADGQFSAGEWDQAPTVDVPAGGGDLSQVAFAVDGWGLFLGFMGHLESNQLFPEVLLDIDHDRTPAWSGDDRWYHVSATSCHHQGAYGVYDDCSPLPNNWSAHPNISPGPPMTDMVEIAIPWWYLLGITPQPGDTIGIAVVLTNTATSWNMWPAGASRLAPSSWGHLVFPGASAIAEGPSLRDVTVWPNPVVDRLAIETRAQGPMDITLFDAQGRTVHHQRSVGTGSPRIRMDHVQAGTYLLRLQNGADTCVKLVQKL
- a CDS encoding NAD(P)H-dependent oxidoreductase, which gives rise to MRIYVLLAHPDKDSFNGHLADAYFEGARAKGHEVRIQRLGDMHFDPILWKGHKVIQELEPDLVQAQQSILWCQHWVIVYPMWWGSVPALFKGFLDRTLYEGFAYHYHTNDPFWDKLLKGRSAHIITTCDAPAIWAWWQYRNSDLNTVKRAVLDFCGISPVKVTRLDRMRYADPAKRAKWIAALVKGIADVRLNLGDRRTLTSVIDQGHPTK
- a CDS encoding ester cyclase, which gives rise to MRNQLILASAPLAIGLLLASCDGGGHDHAAAEHAAMMKADSTAKAETAAREAGVRAIFESMNTGNLDNIGDLVAENFVDHQQDPSITTTGIQGLKDMVGLLRGAYPDYHQDIVSMSTTGDMSFVHFRMKGTNTGPWGEMPATGKTMDVMGVDVIRFENGKAVEHWGYMEEMKMMTQLGLMPEPGAEEKK
- a CDS encoding serine protease, encoding MAYGRITATVLFAGLLAPNAQAQDHGSTIYARVSGAVAWVESISTDSLHRYRGSGVVLKDQGLLVTNFHVYKSGGTLTARLGNTPLHLGNILCADKARDVLVVNVLGTTPKAAWDAVPALPIVYSHALRPGMDAYALGNPRGVELTISYGLVSGLRPNRQDTAQKLIQFSAPVSEGNSGGALVDARGALIGIPTVWFSDGGGQALNFAIPMERVEDATVEARNDLPAPDARWLRTWRRWRMGECATVLDTLGLIAAENGPNSITAFYLMARCIQRSGDLKTARTAYESLLASDPTHAYATWRLGEVLHAAGDKLAGMEQHVRAVRLDDNLREGPPPY
- a CDS encoding universal stress protein — protein: MMHILLPTDFSEGSLNACAYAFELFGSDSTAYTLVHTYLDPLPGYAAMVDMSSAQYAAAVEGLAHFTERLRKSKGGTHVVVNTQAIYGVLTSSLRSVCEESGVDMIVMGTQGAAGSAVFGSSASAVARTSLVPVLIVPKEASYKGLRHVLLADDHVRVEPFALRPLVQLARRSTASITIAHVVRKETDVPDARVMADYEETFAGVAHMFTSVEGNDVALALSEVAERENMDLVAVLHRHVGFLESLFHGSVAKHLAMHASVPLLVLQH